In Lysobacter luteus, a single window of DNA contains:
- a CDS encoding YfjI family protein, giving the protein MNLHDHEKYPVDSFTPRLFEAGMDVRQAIQAPDALVALVLLSAASSVCQRSVDVVLPVAGGLVRPTSLFTMFIGESGERRSAVDALISAPIYERDEHATKAHDEAVRAYRTRREIWSAAKRPILKRLKKTIADGLPIDQLEHELEEHNAKEPTRPRLRRMIRQDMTSTAVYEALAGDREGISFITDEGQMMFDSASMRNLGLYNKLWDGPRTLPLDRANDTNLSIHNPRVSINIMTHPVVVHRFIQKRGDVAHGSGTLARFLIAMPPSEKGNRMLRDLSPTLAGLEKFQERMRELLKEYDQISVSGKPALDPLKFDDNAISLWRRAADDVELELRPGGMCEEVGDVASKLMEMASRIAAIMHYFEGYDGDITEDTLRRGIDIAKWHLHEFHRVFVASISSPEELDADMLLRYLHKRYWRFGVHEVDSREVSHNCGLRPKIRLDSAVDVLCRRGDIYVVSDEKDKRKYKISHRHAFAQAS; this is encoded by the coding sequence ATGAATCTTCATGACCACGAAAAATATCCAGTCGATTCGTTCACGCCTCGGCTCTTCGAAGCTGGCATGGACGTGCGGCAGGCCATCCAAGCCCCAGACGCATTGGTCGCGCTCGTTCTGCTTTCCGCCGCATCATCGGTGTGTCAGCGAAGTGTCGACGTGGTGCTTCCTGTCGCTGGCGGCCTCGTTCGACCAACGTCTCTTTTCACGATGTTCATCGGCGAATCTGGCGAGCGGCGTAGCGCCGTCGACGCGCTTATCTCCGCACCAATTTACGAACGTGACGAACACGCGACAAAAGCTCACGACGAAGCCGTGCGCGCCTACAGAACGCGGCGCGAGATCTGGTCCGCTGCTAAGCGACCGATCCTGAAGCGACTGAAGAAGACCATCGCGGACGGGCTTCCCATCGATCAACTGGAGCACGAACTGGAGGAACACAATGCCAAGGAACCCACTCGGCCGCGTCTGCGCCGCATGATTCGCCAAGACATGACTTCGACCGCGGTTTACGAAGCCCTGGCGGGCGACCGCGAGGGAATCTCATTCATCACGGACGAAGGCCAGATGATGTTTGACTCAGCGTCGATGCGGAATCTTGGTCTGTACAATAAGCTTTGGGATGGCCCGCGAACGCTCCCGCTGGACAGGGCAAACGACACGAATCTTTCCATCCACAACCCCAGGGTTTCCATCAACATCATGACTCACCCTGTGGTAGTTCACCGGTTCATTCAGAAGAGGGGTGATGTAGCACACGGTTCTGGCACGCTTGCTCGATTCTTGATTGCAATGCCGCCGTCCGAGAAGGGCAATCGCATGTTGCGCGATCTCAGTCCTACCTTGGCCGGACTCGAAAAGTTCCAGGAGCGCATGCGTGAATTGCTGAAGGAATACGATCAAATATCTGTGTCAGGCAAACCTGCGCTCGACCCGCTCAAGTTTGACGACAATGCGATCTCGCTTTGGCGTCGAGCAGCCGACGATGTCGAGTTAGAACTCCGCCCGGGGGGGATGTGTGAGGAGGTCGGCGATGTCGCCTCCAAGCTCATGGAGATGGCAAGCCGAATTGCAGCGATCATGCACTACTTCGAGGGTTACGACGGGGATATCACCGAAGACACGCTGCGCCGAGGCATTGACATTGCTAAGTGGCATCTCCACGAGTTTCATCGGGTGTTCGTTGCAAGCATTTCCTCCCCCGAAGAATTGGACGCCGATATGCTATTGCGCTATCTGCACAAGCGTTACTGGCGGTTCGGCGTGCATGAGGTCGACAGCAGGGAGGTATCGCACAATTGCGGCCTTCGTCCGAAGATCAGACTGGATTCAGCGGTCGATGTGCTTTGCCGACGCGGTGACATCTACGTCGTCTCCGATGAAAAAGACAAACGAAAGTACAAAATCAGTCACAGGCATGCATTTGCGCAAGCATCCTAG
- a CDS encoding helix-turn-helix transcriptional regulator: MLATKIHSEVAPRQVWSSDPIVAPISKPGSQSSAASDLEFLQELGNSNVLDRLKDIFQLARINDRSNDRAIRLPDVLHILSIGKSSWYQRLNARSPSYDPLAPKPFKLGNSERSPSVWWYSEVIAYLEIRAAASRTR, from the coding sequence ATGCTCGCAACCAAGATCCATTCTGAAGTCGCACCTCGTCAGGTCTGGTCATCCGATCCGATCGTTGCTCCCATCTCCAAGCCCGGTAGCCAGTCGTCAGCCGCTTCTGACCTGGAGTTCCTCCAAGAGCTCGGCAACAGCAACGTCCTGGACCGCCTCAAGGACATCTTTCAGCTCGCTCGAATCAACGATCGTTCCAATGATCGCGCAATCCGCCTGCCTGATGTGCTGCACATCTTGAGCATCGGCAAGAGCAGCTGGTATCAGCGTCTGAACGCGCGCTCCCCTTCTTACGACCCGTTGGCACCCAAGCCGTTCAAGTTGGGCAACTCCGAGCGCTCGCCATCCGTCTGGTGGTACTCGGAAGTCATCGCCTACCTCGAAATCCGCGCCGCTGCGTCGCGTACCCGCTAA
- a CDS encoding TolC family protein: protein MRLRFAALAVLVVVCVVAFPTHAADPLTLDDAFQRVANTHPNLRLFGTRRDVLEAELDRASLRPALVAGGSIENAFGTGEASGLDGAEITLSLASVLERGGKLDARRTLAQSRIDALAVEREAQRLDLLAEVARRYLAIVAAQQQTVIARFDIEQRERTVAEARKRLQAGASPESVVLTAQAALARAELDQARAQQRETAARQHLAALWGERAPTFEVAGGDPLALPEVADFAVLADWLARTPELAQFVGEARIREARLQLARSEATPDLDWQVGVRRFQGSDDFGLIGSVSIPLGSASRAQPGIRAARAELAGLEIEREAKGLSLYSTLAEAHGRYRVAEVEVDRLQNDVLPRLTKAEAATRAAYRAGAASYLEWATLQAERTATRKQQLEAALDAQRALIEIQRLTGQAFVAGAGSNTEQGVSP from the coding sequence ATGCGTTTGCGATTCGCGGCCTTGGCCGTGCTCGTCGTCGTGTGTGTCGTGGCCTTTCCCACGCACGCCGCCGACCCTTTGACCCTGGACGACGCGTTTCAACGCGTTGCCAACACCCATCCCAACCTGCGCCTGTTCGGCACACGCCGCGATGTGCTGGAAGCCGAACTGGATCGCGCCTCGCTGCGGCCTGCACTGGTCGCCGGCGGCAGCATCGAGAACGCCTTCGGCACCGGTGAGGCCAGCGGCCTGGACGGTGCCGAGATCACCCTGAGCCTGGCTTCGGTGCTGGAGCGCGGCGGCAAGCTGGATGCGCGACGGACCTTGGCGCAGAGTCGGATCGATGCGTTGGCCGTCGAGCGCGAGGCCCAGCGACTCGACCTGCTGGCCGAGGTGGCGCGTCGGTATCTGGCGATCGTCGCCGCGCAGCAGCAAACCGTGATCGCGCGGTTCGATATCGAGCAGCGCGAGCGTACCGTCGCCGAAGCCCGCAAGCGGCTGCAAGCCGGCGCCTCGCCTGAATCGGTGGTACTGACCGCGCAGGCGGCATTGGCCCGTGCCGAACTCGACCAGGCACGGGCGCAGCAACGCGAGACGGCCGCACGCCAGCACCTCGCGGCGCTGTGGGGCGAACGTGCCCCCACGTTCGAGGTAGCCGGCGGTGATCCGCTGGCGCTGCCCGAGGTGGCCGACTTTGCGGTGCTCGCCGATTGGCTGGCGCGGACGCCGGAGCTGGCGCAGTTCGTAGGCGAGGCGCGCATTCGCGAGGCGCGCCTGCAACTGGCCCGCAGCGAGGCCACGCCGGATCTGGACTGGCAGGTGGGCGTGCGCCGATTCCAGGGGAGCGACGACTTCGGCCTGATCGGCAGCGTCTCGATCCCGCTGGGCAGCGCGAGCCGGGCCCAGCCGGGCATTCGCGCCGCGCGGGCGGAACTGGCCGGGCTGGAGATCGAGCGTGAAGCCAAGGGCCTCTCGCTGTACTCGACCCTCGCCGAGGCCCACGGCCGTTACCGCGTCGCCGAGGTCGAGGTCGATCGGCTGCAGAACGACGTGCTGCCTCGGCTGACCAAAGCCGAAGCCGCTACGCGCGCGGCCTACCGCGCCGGCGCGGCCAGCTACTTGGAATGGGCGACCTTGCAGGCCGAGCGCACCGCCACGCGCAAACAACAACTGGAGGCCGCACTGGATGCTCAGCGCGCCCTGATCGAAATCCAGCGACTCACCGGCCAGGCGTTCGTTGCCGGCGCCGGGTCCAACACCGAACAAGGAGTTTCACCGTGA
- a CDS encoding efflux RND transporter permease subunit: protein MLEKIVRFGIHHRWLMMVATLALIGVGIWSFTKLSIDATPDITNVQVQINTEATGYSPLESEQRVTYPIETALAGLPQLDYTRSLSRYGLSQVTVVFEDGTDLYFARQQVAQRLQQIQSQIPEGLEPQMGPISTGLGEIFMYTVDAAPEARKPDGTPWTATDLRTLQDWVIRPQMRNTPGVTEVNTMGGYERQIHITPDPSKLVALGFTLQDIVDAVAANNQNMGAGYIERNGQQYLVRVPGQVGGLDEIRNIVLDRRNGLPIRVSDVAQVGEGPELRTGAATQNGEEVVLGTVAMLVGANSREVAQSAAAKLEDANASLPAGVDATAVYDRTELVDRTMKTISKNLVEGALLVIVVLFLLLGNFRAALITAAVIPLAMLFTIIGMVKGGVSGNLMSLGALDFGLIVDGAVIIIENCLRRFGEMQHRLGRVMTDDERKDLTATATVEVIRPSLFGLFIIAAVYLPIFALTGIEGKMFHPMAITVVLALTGAMVLSLTFVPASVAIFLSGRVEEKENRVMQWTKRRYAPALAWSLRRRRWVLGGALALVVVSGLVAMRLGSEFIPSLDEGDIAMHAMRIPGTGIEQAVKMQIAVEERVMQIPEVERVFSKIGTAEVATDPMPPNVADTFLMMKPRDAWPDPRKPKEVLIAEIEDAVSTIPGNNYEFTQPIEMRFNELISGVRADVAIKVFGDDLDTLVEVAEQIEAVTNQVSGASDVKTEQATGLPLLTVVPDREALARYGLNPSVVQQTVATAVGGQVASELYDGDRRFDIVVRLPEQMRADPTALEDLPIPLGGNINADESSRDPAWSDDTPQTIPLREVATIEKILGPNQINRENGKRRVVVTANVRDRDLGSFVAELQQRVEQRVDIPGGYWVDYGGTFEQLISASRRLAVVVPVTLVLIFGLLFMAFGSAKDATIVFSGVPLALTGGVFALALRGIPLSITAGVGFIALSGVAVLNGLVMIAFIRKLREQGDPLEDAIVDGALGRLRPVLMTALVASLGFLPMAFNVGTGSEVQRPLATVVIGGIVSSTLLTLLVLPALYRWLHRDTESSQKVLEG from the coding sequence ATGTTGGAAAAGATCGTTCGTTTCGGTATCCATCATCGTTGGCTGATGATGGTGGCGACCCTGGCGCTGATCGGCGTGGGCATCTGGAGCTTCACCAAGCTGTCGATCGATGCCACCCCCGATATCACCAATGTGCAGGTGCAGATCAACACCGAGGCGACCGGCTATTCGCCGCTGGAGTCCGAGCAGCGCGTCACCTATCCGATCGAGACCGCCCTGGCCGGCCTGCCGCAACTGGACTACACCCGTTCACTGTCCCGCTACGGGCTGTCGCAGGTCACCGTGGTGTTCGAGGACGGCACCGACCTGTACTTCGCGCGCCAGCAGGTGGCCCAGCGGCTGCAGCAGATCCAGTCGCAGATCCCGGAAGGGCTGGAGCCCCAGATGGGACCGATCTCGACCGGTCTTGGCGAGATCTTCATGTATACGGTCGACGCGGCGCCGGAGGCGCGCAAACCCGATGGCACGCCGTGGACGGCGACCGACCTGCGCACCCTGCAGGACTGGGTGATCCGGCCGCAGATGCGCAACACGCCCGGGGTCACCGAGGTCAACACCATGGGTGGCTACGAGCGGCAGATCCATATCACCCCGGATCCGTCCAAGCTGGTCGCACTCGGCTTCACCTTGCAGGACATCGTCGATGCGGTGGCCGCCAACAACCAGAACATGGGCGCGGGCTACATCGAGCGCAATGGCCAGCAGTACCTGGTGCGCGTGCCCGGCCAAGTGGGTGGACTCGACGAAATCCGCAACATCGTGCTTGATCGGCGCAACGGCCTGCCGATCCGCGTAAGCGATGTGGCGCAGGTCGGCGAAGGGCCAGAGCTACGTACCGGTGCGGCGACCCAGAACGGCGAGGAAGTCGTGCTGGGCACGGTCGCGATGCTGGTGGGCGCCAACAGCCGCGAAGTTGCGCAATCCGCCGCCGCCAAGTTGGAAGACGCCAACGCCAGCCTGCCTGCGGGGGTCGATGCCACGGCGGTGTACGACCGCACCGAGCTGGTCGACCGCACCATGAAGACGATCTCGAAGAACCTGGTCGAGGGCGCGCTGCTGGTGATCGTGGTGCTGTTCCTGCTGCTCGGCAACTTTCGCGCGGCGCTGATCACGGCCGCGGTGATCCCGCTGGCGATGCTGTTCACCATCATCGGCATGGTCAAGGGCGGCGTGTCGGGCAACCTGATGAGCCTGGGCGCGCTCGACTTCGGCCTGATCGTCGATGGCGCGGTCATCATCATCGAGAACTGCCTGCGCCGGTTCGGCGAGATGCAGCACCGGCTCGGCCGGGTCATGACCGATGACGAGCGCAAGGACCTGACTGCCACCGCCACGGTCGAGGTGATCCGGCCCAGCCTGTTTGGCTTGTTCATCATCGCAGCGGTGTATCTGCCGATCTTCGCGTTGACCGGCATCGAGGGAAAGATGTTCCACCCGATGGCGATCACCGTGGTGCTGGCTTTGACCGGCGCGATGGTGCTGTCGCTGACGTTCGTGCCGGCGTCGGTCGCAATCTTCCTGAGCGGCCGCGTCGAGGAGAAGGAAAACCGGGTGATGCAGTGGACCAAGCGCCGCTACGCGCCCGCGTTGGCGTGGTCGCTGCGGCGCCGCCGGTGGGTACTCGGCGGTGCACTCGCGCTGGTCGTGGTCAGCGGTCTGGTGGCGATGCGGCTCGGCAGCGAGTTCATTCCGAGCCTGGATGAAGGCGATATCGCGATGCACGCGATGCGCATCCCCGGTACCGGCATTGAACAGGCAGTGAAGATGCAGATCGCGGTAGAGGAGCGCGTGATGCAGATCCCCGAGGTCGAACGGGTATTCAGCAAGATCGGCACCGCCGAAGTCGCCACCGACCCGATGCCGCCGAATGTGGCCGACACGTTCCTGATGATGAAACCACGTGACGCTTGGCCCGATCCCCGCAAGCCCAAAGAGGTGCTGATCGCGGAGATCGAAGACGCGGTATCGACGATTCCCGGCAACAACTACGAGTTCACCCAACCCATCGAGATGCGCTTCAACGAGCTGATCTCCGGCGTGCGCGCGGACGTGGCGATCAAGGTCTTCGGCGATGACCTGGATACGCTGGTCGAGGTGGCCGAGCAGATCGAGGCGGTGACCAACCAGGTCAGCGGCGCGTCCGACGTGAAAACCGAACAGGCCACCGGCTTGCCGCTGCTGACAGTGGTGCCGGACCGTGAGGCGCTGGCTCGTTACGGCCTGAACCCGAGTGTGGTGCAGCAGACCGTCGCCACCGCCGTGGGCGGACAGGTCGCCAGCGAGTTGTACGACGGCGATCGGCGCTTCGACATCGTGGTGCGATTGCCCGAACAGATGCGGGCGGATCCGACGGCGCTGGAAGACCTGCCGATTCCCTTGGGCGGCAACATCAACGCCGACGAATCCAGCCGTGATCCCGCATGGTCGGACGACACCCCACAGACCATCCCGCTGCGCGAGGTGGCGACGATCGAGAAGATTCTGGGACCGAACCAGATCAACCGCGAGAACGGCAAACGCCGCGTGGTGGTCACTGCGAACGTGCGCGACCGTGACCTGGGCAGCTTTGTTGCCGAGTTGCAGCAACGCGTCGAGCAGCGCGTCGACATCCCGGGGGGTTATTGGGTCGACTACGGCGGCACGTTCGAGCAGTTGATCTCGGCCAGCCGCCGACTGGCGGTGGTGGTGCCGGTGACGCTGGTGCTCATCTTCGGCCTGTTGTTCATGGCCTTCGGCTCGGCCAAGGATGCGACGATCGTGTTCAGCGGCGTGCCGCTGGCACTGACCGGTGGTGTGTTCGCGCTGGCGCTGCGAGGGATTCCGCTGTCGATCACCGCCGGGGTCGGCTTCATCGCATTGTCGGGTGTGGCGGTGCTCAACGGCCTGGTCATGATCGCCTTCATCCGCAAGCTGCGCGAACAGGGCGATCCGCTGGAGGATGCCATCGTCGATGGCGCGCTCGGCCGTCTGCGCCCGGTGTTGATGACCGCGCTCGTGGCCTCCCTAGGCTTCCTGCCGATGGCGTTCAACGTCGGCACCGGCTCGGAGGTACAGCGGCCGCTCGCAACGGTTGTGATCGGCGGCATCGTGTCCTCGACCCTGCTCACGCTACTGGTGCTGCCCGCGCTCTACCGTTGGCTGCACCGCGACACCGAGTCTAGTCAGAAAGTCCTGGAGGGCTGA
- a CDS encoding DUF3883 domain-containing protein, which produces MASNYEEICRQNREDYGKKGAKKSGDLAAGLYDDETHFIYELLQNAEDALKRRGEDWKGSRQVSFTLSDDRLLVSHCGHPFTENDVRSVCDISESTKDENSIGRFGLGFKSVYKVSDLPEIHSGDEDFVIEGYVFPKRANKTRRDAEETQIFLPLKADKAALKARVTDGLKALGATSLLFLRHIREVSWSIEGGASGLYLRDEPKVLDANVSRIKVIGQASGAPDIDQDWLVFHRDVGKGCVELAFSVIAEKGDQNNWTVQPLLLSPLVVFFPTAYRTNLGFYLQGPFQSTPSRDNIRSDEPWNHHLMSEAASLLVEAMAWLRDSGRLDINSLRCLPLDRAKFPDGGMLTPLFEATLAAFKAHPFLPNSEGGYSHAEESKLGRTSELRELFDGDQLSSLYGVEGTRWLTGDITQDRANDIRQFVIKELEVKEIHPRDIFPMLTTEFLESQSDEWIVRAYEFLKDQGAIRPLLGNTPIVRLADGTHVTAKKDGQLNAFLPTGEETGFPTVRPSVCTSESANEFLASLGLHAPDPVDAVIRKVLPKYQVDGEIDVTSYEDDVARILSAFNTDSASKRSALVNELKKSNFVMAVSTGDGSDYLERPGRVYLATDRLTRLFDGVDDISIVDSGYSCLRGEDARELLEACGAVRYPRPERATHEHSWSDRLKALRVLSGYPESSGQNDYVEDWELQGFAELIEHLPNLAVEHRVDRARLIWESLGDLEERRGRGVFEGTYTWTHHGKRIAPPFPASFVRSLNEAAWVPDAKGDLVRPQLVVFEALGWKENPFLQSKIIFKPNVLDQLAIEADIDPAALDMLRKHKLTAADLAALLTARSGIEQPSERDITLTEPQAEAASAGTEDAAAVVPEGSVYDENKDLYGDDLPDSPEGTYDPEGGDGDRPFDGHAGSGPSVKGRGDVTDGKQVGPSSDGGSRQRTGERGRRPPGSLGGRAFISYVGAHPDLEESDPDGLDQTQRMDIEAVAIQYILEAEPHLHRTSTGNAGFDLLEKDGGNQPVRWIEVKAMTGSLDHRPVTLSHTQFEHALQKREAYWLYVVEFATAHDNRRILRIQNPAGSAKSYTFDKGWAEIAQVRPPE; this is translated from the coding sequence GGCTGCTGGTATCTCATTGCGGCCACCCGTTCACCGAAAACGATGTGCGGAGCGTTTGTGACATTTCTGAGAGCACCAAGGACGAGAACTCGATTGGGCGCTTCGGGCTGGGCTTCAAGTCGGTGTACAAGGTTTCGGATCTGCCGGAGATCCATTCCGGTGACGAAGACTTTGTCATCGAAGGCTATGTCTTCCCGAAAAGGGCTAACAAGACTCGGCGTGATGCCGAGGAAACCCAAATCTTCCTGCCGCTGAAGGCGGATAAGGCCGCACTCAAGGCCCGCGTTACTGATGGCCTTAAGGCGCTGGGGGCGACTTCCCTGCTGTTCCTGCGCCATATCCGGGAGGTGTCCTGGAGCATTGAGGGTGGCGCATCCGGCTTGTATTTGCGGGATGAGCCGAAAGTATTGGACGCCAACGTCAGCCGGATCAAGGTCATCGGCCAAGCCTCCGGCGCGCCAGATATTGATCAGGACTGGTTAGTGTTCCACCGGGACGTGGGGAAGGGGTGCGTCGAACTGGCCTTCTCGGTTATTGCCGAAAAAGGCGACCAGAACAATTGGACGGTGCAGCCATTGCTGTTGTCGCCACTAGTCGTGTTCTTCCCCACGGCTTATAGAACCAATCTTGGGTTCTATCTCCAGGGGCCATTTCAGAGTACGCCAAGTCGCGACAACATCCGGAGCGACGAACCCTGGAACCATCACCTGATGTCCGAAGCGGCCTCGTTACTTGTCGAGGCCATGGCATGGCTACGCGATAGTGGGCGGCTAGACATCAATTCCTTGCGCTGCCTGCCGCTGGATAGGGCCAAGTTCCCAGACGGCGGCATGCTCACCCCTCTTTTCGAAGCAACGCTGGCGGCGTTCAAGGCACATCCGTTTTTGCCGAACAGCGAGGGTGGCTACTCGCATGCCGAAGAATCCAAGCTGGGCCGCACATCGGAACTGCGTGAGCTGTTCGATGGAGACCAGCTTTCGTCGCTGTACGGTGTGGAGGGTACTCGTTGGCTGACCGGAGACATCACGCAAGACCGCGCTAATGACATTCGGCAGTTCGTCATCAAGGAACTTGAGGTCAAGGAAATTCATCCGCGCGACATCTTTCCGATGTTGACCACAGAGTTCCTTGAATCGCAGTCCGATGAATGGATCGTACGCGCTTATGAGTTTTTGAAGGATCAGGGTGCGATCAGGCCACTTCTTGGGAACACGCCCATTGTTCGATTGGCTGATGGGACGCATGTCACAGCCAAGAAGGACGGTCAGCTGAATGCCTTCTTGCCTACAGGCGAGGAAACGGGATTCCCGACGGTGAGGCCATCAGTTTGCACATCCGAATCTGCTAACGAGTTCCTCGCCTCGCTCGGGTTGCACGCACCTGATCCAGTCGATGCGGTCATCCGGAAGGTCCTTCCCAAGTATCAGGTGGACGGCGAAATTGATGTCACCAGCTACGAGGATGACGTTGCACGAATCCTTTCCGCTTTCAACACGGACTCCGCGTCCAAGCGTTCCGCACTGGTCAATGAGCTCAAGAAGTCCAACTTTGTCATGGCGGTATCCACGGGCGATGGCAGCGACTATTTGGAACGGCCTGGACGGGTCTACCTCGCCACTGATCGGCTGACACGACTGTTCGACGGCGTCGATGATATTTCCATTGTGGACAGCGGCTACAGCTGCTTGCGCGGCGAAGATGCCCGCGAGCTGTTGGAGGCGTGTGGGGCAGTGCGGTATCCGAGGCCAGAGCGGGCGACCCACGAGCACTCGTGGAGCGATCGGCTGAAGGCGCTTCGCGTGCTTTCAGGATATCCGGAATCCTCCGGACAGAACGATTACGTCGAAGACTGGGAGCTTCAAGGTTTTGCAGAGTTGATCGAGCACCTGCCGAATCTAGCGGTGGAGCATCGGGTCGACCGTGCTCGTTTAATCTGGGAAAGCCTTGGTGACCTGGAGGAGCGTCGTGGACGCGGAGTCTTTGAGGGAACTTACACGTGGACGCATCACGGCAAGAGAATTGCCCCTCCATTTCCCGCATCTTTCGTTCGAAGTCTCAATGAAGCAGCCTGGGTGCCTGATGCCAAAGGTGATCTGGTTCGGCCACAGCTTGTCGTGTTTGAGGCCCTTGGCTGGAAGGAGAATCCGTTCCTTCAATCCAAGATCATCTTCAAGCCAAATGTCCTCGACCAGTTGGCAATAGAAGCTGACATCGACCCCGCGGCACTCGATATGCTGCGAAAGCACAAGCTGACCGCAGCTGACTTGGCGGCCTTGCTGACCGCAAGGTCCGGCATTGAGCAACCATCGGAACGCGACATCACGTTGACCGAGCCGCAAGCAGAAGCTGCTTCGGCTGGTACAGAGGACGCCGCCGCCGTAGTTCCGGAAGGTTCCGTCTATGACGAGAACAAGGACTTATACGGCGATGACCTGCCAGACAGTCCCGAAGGCACGTATGACCCTGAAGGTGGCGATGGTGATCGTCCTTTTGATGGACACGCCGGGAGCGGCCCATCTGTGAAAGGTAGGGGCGACGTCACTGACGGGAAGCAAGTTGGGCCATCTAGCGATGGCGGTTCCCGACAACGCACCGGGGAGCGTGGCAGACGCCCTCCAGGTAGCTTGGGCGGACGGGCTTTCATTTCTTATGTCGGCGCCCACCCAGACCTGGAAGAGAGTGACCCCGATGGCCTCGACCAAACACAGCGCATGGACATCGAAGCGGTAGCCATTCAGTACATCTTGGAGGCGGAGCCGCATCTGCATCGGACCAGTACCGGCAACGCTGGCTTCGATCTGTTGGAGAAGGACGGTGGAAATCAGCCGGTACGCTGGATCGAGGTCAAAGCTATGACGGGCTCACTGGACCATCGCCCCGTAACTCTGTCTCATACCCAGTTCGAGCATGCGCTACAGAAACGCGAGGCTTATTGGCTTTACGTGGTGGAGTTCGCCACGGCCCACGATAATCGCCGCATTTTGCGAATCCAAAACCCGGCAGGAAGTGCCAAATCGTATACCTTCGATAAAGGGTGGGCTGAGATCGCCCAGGTCAGGCCGCCGGAGTGA
- a CDS encoding efflux RND transporter periplasmic adaptor subunit yields MKPIHLISALALALSLAACGGESGGDDHADEAAGEHAAEESGEHAEAEAATGEHGGRLLQQDGYTVELAMAEDGAPPRFQAWLYEDGEPLPASSGKVEVRVTRLGGRTESYTLAPQEDGSLAAAKTVAEPHSFEVEVLASIGDEMLRWEYASYEGRTAITAATADKSGIKVQPAQPGVIADEHEVQGLLTPIEGRVAEATARFPGPIRSLKANVGDQVGAGQTLATIESNLSLSNYSVAAPISGVVTARSASVGGLAGEGMPLFEIADLSQLWVDLHIFGADAQHIQPGVPVEVTRMSDGKTVETVLERVLPGMATASQSTVARATVDNADGLWRPGSAVKARITVEQQPVELMVPLSALQTMGGEEVVFVRVGEVYQAQPVEVGQRDGQRVEILSGLTKGDQVVVEESYLIKADIEKSGASHAH; encoded by the coding sequence GTGAAGCCTATCCACCTGATCAGCGCGCTGGCGCTGGCGCTGTCATTGGCCGCCTGCGGCGGAGAGTCCGGCGGCGACGACCACGCCGACGAGGCCGCCGGCGAGCATGCCGCGGAAGAATCCGGCGAACACGCCGAGGCGGAAGCCGCGACCGGCGAGCACGGCGGCCGATTGCTCCAGCAGGACGGCTACACAGTGGAACTGGCGATGGCCGAGGACGGCGCGCCGCCGCGGTTCCAGGCCTGGTTGTATGAAGACGGCGAGCCGCTGCCGGCATCGAGTGGCAAGGTCGAGGTGCGGGTCACCCGCTTGGGCGGCAGGACCGAGAGCTACACGCTCGCCCCGCAGGAAGACGGCAGTCTGGCCGCCGCCAAAACCGTCGCCGAGCCGCATTCCTTCGAGGTCGAAGTGCTGGCTAGCATTGGCGATGAAATGCTGCGTTGGGAGTATGCGAGCTACGAAGGCCGCACGGCCATCACCGCGGCTACCGCCGATAAATCCGGCATCAAGGTGCAACCAGCCCAGCCAGGTGTAATCGCCGACGAGCACGAGGTCCAAGGCCTGCTGACGCCGATCGAAGGTCGGGTCGCCGAGGCCACCGCACGTTTTCCCGGCCCGATCCGCTCCCTGAAAGCCAATGTCGGCGACCAGGTGGGCGCCGGACAGACACTGGCGACGATCGAGAGCAACCTCAGCCTGAGCAACTACAGCGTCGCGGCGCCGATTTCCGGCGTGGTCACCGCGCGTAGCGCTTCGGTCGGCGGCCTCGCCGGCGAAGGCATGCCGCTGTTCGAGATCGCCGACCTGTCGCAACTGTGGGTCGACCTGCACATCTTCGGCGCCGACGCCCAGCACATCCAGCCGGGTGTGCCAGTGGAAGTCACCCGCATGAGCGACGGCAAGACGGTCGAAACCGTGCTCGAACGCGTGCTGCCGGGCATGGCGACGGCCAGCCAGAGCACGGTGGCCCGGGCCACGGTCGACAACGCCGATGGCCTTTGGCGGCCCGGCTCGGCGGTCAAGGCGCGGATCACGGTCGAACAGCAACCCGTCGAACTGATGGTGCCGCTGTCGGCGCTGCAGACCATGGGCGGCGAGGAAGTGGTGTTCGTCCGCGTTGGCGAGGTGTATCAGGCGCAACCGGTCGAGGTTGGCCAACGCGACGGCCAACGCGTGGAAATCCTGTCGGGGCTGACGAAGGGCGATCAGGTCGTGGTCGAGGAGAGCTACCTGATCAAGGCCGATATCGAGAAGTCGGGAGCGTCGCATGCGCACTGA